From the Mesoplasma syrphidae genome, the window GAGGCACAATTTTTTCATAGTCTAATTGTAAAGCACCAGGAAAATACTCGAATTTATAATCCAAGTTTTTTTGGCGATGATACTACTTATAAAATAAATGCCAACGACTTAGTTATTTTATTTGTTTCGGGAAACGAAAATGCTAGCGCCCAGAAGTTATTTGAAACCGCCAAAAAAACTAAAAATGCTCAAACAGCAGTTTTCGTTTCCTCAAAAATGGGAGGAAAATTTCAAGAAGCAGATTTCATAATCACAGCGTCATCATCATTGTTATCAAGCAATTTACTATATTGGAAAATTATTCTGGACTATATTTTTGCAGTAATTGAAATTTTTTTTAAAACTTAGCAAGAGTTAAAATTTTATACAAAAATGGGCAAATCACATAATTGCCATAAAATTTGCTATATGTGGCTTTTTGAGCTTGGCAACACTATCTTTATTAGGCTAATGTAAAAACACCTAAAATGACCTTTTAAATTCAAAATAAGATATAATTAATATAGTTATTTAGAAAAAAAGGGTGAATAATATGACAGAACATTATGGAGCAGGATCGATTAAGGTTTTAAAAGGTCTTGAAGCTGTTAGAAAACGTCCCGGAATGTATATCGGATCAACTTCAAAAACTGGATTGCATCATTTAGTTTGAGAGATTTTAGACAATTCAATCGATGAAGCAATGGCTGGTGAAGCAAATACTATTTCGGTAGTTATTACAAAAGAAGGCGAAGTTATCGTTGAAGATAATGGTCGTGGAATTCCAGTAGGTATTCAAGAAGATTCAGGAAAATCTGCATTAGAGTTAGTTTTTACTCAACTTCATGCAGGTGGAAAATTTGATTCTGACTCTTATAAAATTTCTGGAGGACTGCACGGAGTTGGAGCATCAGTTGTAAATGCTTTATCATTGTATGTAGATGTTTTAGTTATGCGTGAGGGTAATGTTTATCATCAAATTTTTAGTGAAGGTGGAACAAAACAGTCGCCACTAGAAATTCTTGAAACAACTGATAAAAGAGGAACAATTGTTCGCTTTAAACCAGATCCAGAGATTTTTCAAGAAACAGTTACTTTTGATTATGAAACAATCAGGAATAAGGTCAAACAACTTTCTTATTTAAATAAAGGAATTAAAATTCATCTGACTGATCAAAGAATTGATAAAGCAGTCGAGTATCATTTTCCAAATGGAATTTTAGATTATGTTAAAGAAAAAAATGAAACAAAAACGAAAATCAATCCAAGTGTTTATTATATTGATGGAAAACATGATGATATTGAAGTTGAAGTTGCATTACAATACAATGCTGAGTATCAAGAAAATTTAATTACATTTGTAAATAATATTAATACTCACGAGGGTGGGTCACACGAGGATGGTTTACGTCAAGCTTTGACTCGTGTAATTAATCGTTATTCTGAAAAAGTTGCCAAAGGTACAAAATCGCCAAGTAAATATTCTTGAGACGATATAAAAGAAGGAATGGTATGCATTGTTTCAATTCGCCATACTGATCCCCAATATGAGGGGCAAACTAAAACTAAATTGGCAAATCCGGATGCTAAAAAAGCAGTTGATGCAGTTGTCGGAGATTCATTTGAAGAATTTTTATTGAAATCTCCAGAAGATGCAAAATCAATTTTGGATAAAAATGCAAATGCTCAAAAAGCTCGTATTGCTGCTCAAAGAGCTCGTGAGGAAACTCGCCGTAAATCTGCATTAGATACCTTTTCGTTGCCAGGAAAATTAGCTGATTGTGAATCTAAGGATTCGACAATTGCTGAATTATACTTGGTCGAAGGGGATTCTGCTGGAGGAAGTGCTAAAACTGGACGTAACCGTAAATTTCAGGCAATTTTACCATTAAGAGGGAAAGTTTTAAACGTTGAAAGAGTTGCTGAAGCTCGTGCTTTTGCAAACAATGAAATCAAGTCAATTGTTACAGCAATTGGTACCGGTATTAAAGAAGATTTAGACTTGTCAAAATTACGCTATGGAAAAATTGTTATTATGACCGATGCGGATGTTGATGGAGCCCATATTAGAACTTTATTACTGACATTCTTTTACCGTTATATGAAGGATTTGGTTAAAAACGGAAACATTTTTATTGCTCAGCCCCCTTTATACAAAATTGAGTCTGGGAAAAAAGTAGCTTATGCATATTCAGATGCCGAACTTGAAGAATTAAAAACTAATGAATTTAATAGTAGTCGTTACACAATTCAGCGTTATAAAGGACTTGGAGAAATGGATCCAATGCAATTATGAGAAACAACAATGGACCCAGAAACAAGAACAATGTTAAGAATTGATCTTGAAGATGCTGCAGTTGCTAATGAAGTATTTTCCGACTTAATGGGAGAAGACCCTGAATTGCGTAAAAACTATATTCAAGAAAATGCTGAATTTGTTGAAAATATTGACTTTTAGTAGTCAAAAAAAGAAAAGGAAAAAATATGAGAAATAATCAAAAAGTAATTTATAATGCTGGAAGCATGTTCACAGAAGCACAATGAGACGCTAGAAAAAACGAAGGAGCTGCCCTAAAAGCAATGTTCCCTGATTTCTGAATTGGAAATCCTGTTGATTTTGATACCAACCAAACAGAAAGACCAACAAATAAAGCAATTTTTGAAATGGATTTTGATGGTTTAACTGATGCTGATTATGTAATTTTAGAAATTGATGGATGAGACTCAGGAACTCATATGGAATTTGGACTAGTTGTTCAACAAGCTATTGCTAACAAAAAGAAATATCTGTTCCCAATCATTTCTGATTTTAGATTTAAACAAGGAATTTTACATGGAGAAATTCCTGGTTTGGGAATTAATGAAATGATTACTGGAGCATTCTACTATGATGCTTTAAATCAGGGAGAAGTACCACAGTTAATTGTTTGTGATTCTCATAAATCAGCTAGAGAAGCTATTAAAGCAATTGAAACTGGGGATACAAAAAACTATAGAGAACGTTTTGACATTAAAGATTTATATGCTCAAGATTCAATTTATCATGGTTTTAAAAAATAGTTTTTAGTTGTTGCTTATCAATAGAATGTAGGTGTAAAAATGAGTAACGAAAATAAAATAGAACATAATCACGGTACGATCAAACCAATGGATATTTCAGCTGAAGTTAGAAAAGACTTCCTAGAATATGCTATGAGTGTTATTGTTTCGCGTGCTTTACCAGACTTAAAAGATGGATTAAAACCAGTTCACCGTCGTATTATTTATGCGATGAATGATTTGGGAATTACTGCTGAGAAGCCACATAAAAAGTCAGCTCGTATTGTTGGGGAAGTTATTGGTAAGTACCACCCTCATGGTGATTCTGCTGTTTATGAATCAATGGTGAGAATGGCTCAAGACTTTTCTTATCGTTATCCATTAGTTGATGGTCATGGAAACTTTGGTTCAATTGATGGCGATGGCGCAGCGGCAATGCGTTATACAGAAGCAAGGCTGTCAAAAGTGTCTAACTTTATTATTAAAGATATTGATATGGATACAGTACCTTTTGTTGATAATTATGATGCTTCTGAAAGAGAGCCAGCTTATTTGACAGGATATTTCCCTAACCTACTAGCTAATGGCGCAATGGGTATTGCTGTAGGAATGGCAACTTCAATTCCACCTCATAATTTAAGAGAAGTTGTTAGTGCAATTTCTGCATATATTGATGATAACGAAATTACAATTGATGAAATTTTAAATAATCATATTAAAGGACCTGATTTTCCAACAGGAGCATTAATGACAAATGGTGCAAGAATGCGTGAAGGTTATAAAACTGGACGTGGTGGAGTAATTATTCGTGCAAAAATTGATATTGAAGAAAATGATCGTCATTCACGTCTAATTATTACCGAAATTCCGTATCAAACTAATAAGGCAAAGGTTATTGAACGAATTGCTGAACTTGTTAAGGATAAGGCAATTGATGGAATTTCAGATTTGCGTGATGAATCTAATTACGAAGGAATTCGTATTGTTGTTGACTTAAAACGTGATGCTAATCCAGATGTTGTTCTTTCGAAATTATATAAATATACGAACCTGCAATCTAGTTATTCTATTAACTTATTATCATTACATAATAACATTCCATTGTTGTTAGACTTAAAAACGATTATAAAAAATTATGTCGAATTTCAAATTGCGATCATTATTAAAAGAAGCATTTACGAAAAAAACAAATTGGACAAGCGTCATCATATTTTGGGTGCTTTACATAAAGCACTAAGTAACATTGATCAAGTCGTAGCAATTATTAGAAATGCAAAAACTTCCGATCAAGCAAAAGAACAATTGACTGCAACGTTTGGTTTTGATGATGAGCAAAACAAGGCAATTTTGGATATGCGTCTGCAACGTTTGGTTGGTTTAGAACGCGAAAAAATTGCAGAAGAAATGGCAGCGATTCAGGAGAGAATTACATATTTAAACTTCTTAATTGCCGATACGGCAGAACAAAATCGTGTTCTTAAAGAACAATTATCAGATATTGCTCTTAAATTTGGTGATAATCGTAGAACAGAAACAATTAGTGAATCAGTAATGAATATTCAAGACGAGGAATTAATTCCTGATGAAAAAACAATGATTCTTTTGTCAGAGCAGGGATATATTCGTCGTGTTGACGCTGAAGAATTTAGAATTCAGAAACGTGGTGGACGAGGTGTTAGTGTTAATTCAGCTAACGACGACCCAATCTCAATTGCAACAATGGGAAAAATGCGAGATTGAATTTTATTCTTTACAAATTCTGGAAAAGTTTTTAGAACCAAAGCATACAATATTCGACAATACTCAAGAACAGCTCGTGGGTTGCCAATTGTTAACTTTTTAAATGGACTGACAAATGAAGATAAAATCACAGCTATTTTGCCATTGAGAAATGTTAAAGAGAAATTTAAATATTTGACATTTATTACTCAAAACGGAATGATCAAACGTACAGATATATCTTTATTCGATAGTATTAATCAAAATGGAAAAATTGCGATTACTTTAAAAGAAAGCGATCAGCTGATAACAGTAATGCCAACAACTGGTGAAGACTCAGTATTTATTGCTAATAAATCAGGAAAAGTGATTCGAATCAATGAAAATATTGTTCGCCCATTGTCAAGAACAGCATCTGGAGTCAAAGGAATTAAACTTGACACTGATGACATTGTTGTTGGTGCTGTTTCATCGTTTGGAATTGAAAATATTACAACAATTTCTTCAAGAGGAAACTTTAAGAAAACAGCTTTATTAGAATATCGTATTTCTGGACGTAATGGTAAAGGAATTAAAGTCATGAATCTAAATGAAAAAACTGGAGATTTCAAAGCAATTATTGCTGCTCGTGAGACGGACTTAATTTTAATTATTTCAAGTGATGGTAACTTAATTAAATCTAAAGTCGCTGATATTCCAACATTGGGTCGCTCAGCTGCTGGTGTTCGTGGAATTAGATTATCTGGTGTAAATGAAATTAAGGCAGTTACACTACAATATCGTAAAAACGGTGAAGAAAATCAAGAATTCGAAGAGGATTAACTGATATTAAAATTTAGTACCGCAGATTGAATATAAGCATCAAATGAGTTTTTTGATGTGATTGCTTAGATGTTCATATTCAGCTATAGCCTAAATAATTAAAAAGCACATGACTTATTGTCTGTGCTTTTTAATTATTATATTTTTTATTGATAATTATTTTTCTAATCACCGATAAAACTTTTATGTTTTCTGGAATCTCATTTTTAATAATGCGTACTATTTTGGATTTTGTACTGATTTATATTTCTAAAGATTATAAAGTTATTGTGCATTTTATGCTTCCTCACTTTTAAATTTTAAAAGTACTTTTTTAATGATTAGAATTAATTCACATTGCATAATGTTGATCCATAATATGACATATAAATAATAAATAGGAGTTTCATTATGAAAATTAAAAATTTGAAAAAATTTCCTGAAGGTTTTCTTTGGGGAGCCTCAAGTTCAGCTTATCAATGCGAAGGTGGTTGAAATCAAGATGGAAAAGGTATGTCTGTTCAAGATTTGCATGAAGGTACTGCAGAAATAAGTGACTTCAAAGTAACATCAGATTTTTACAATAGATATAAGGAAGACATTGCAATGATGAAGGCAATGGGTTTCAAATCATATCGTTTTTCTATTTCATGAACGCGAATAATTCCTAATGGCGATGGGGAAATTAACCAAAGTGGTATCGATTTTTACAATAAAGTAATTGATGAACTGCTTGATGCAAATATAGAGCCAATTATTACTATGTATCACTTCGATTTGCCTTTAGAATTGCAAAAAAAAGGTGGATGACTAAACAGAGATGTCACAGTTCCGGCTTTTATGAAGTTTGCAAAAGCTATTTTCAAAGCCTATGGAAAAAAAGTGAAGTACTGACTGACAATTAATGAGTTAAATCTTTTAGTGTTAATGAATATGTTTGGTCAAGACTTTTTAAGTCCAACTGATAAAAAATACACAATTGGAGAAGCCTTTCAAATTGGCCATCACTTGTTTATAGCGCAAGCATTGGCAATGAAAGAATTACATGAAACATTTCCGAAATGTTTAATTGGGCCCGCTCCAAATATATCATCAGTTTATCCTGCATCAAGTAAGCCCGAAGATGTTTTGGCAGCTCAAACTGCAGCAGTTTTTAGATCATGATATTGACTAGATGCTCCCGTTCGTGGAGAACATAATCCAATTGTTATTAAGTGATTGGATGAACTTGGATTTAACTTGGAAATTCGTGATGGTGATGATGAAATTCTTAAAGCCGCTAAACCAGATTTTGTGGCATTTAATTATTACAGCACAATGACAGTTAAGGCTTGAAACAATGAATCAACAACATCAAAAAAATCTGATCAACAACAAGGTTTGGGAATTCCTAATATGTTTATGGATGCGAAAAATGAGCATTTAGGCAAAACTGAATTTGGCTGATCAATAGATCCAGTTGGATTTAGAGTTACTTCAAGAGAAATTTTTGAAAGATATCGTTTACCTATGCTATTGACTGAAAACGGTATTGGTGTTCGCGAAGAGCTAAATTCTGATATGACTGTTAATGATGATTATAGAATTGAATGATACAAAGATCATATTATTGAAATGCGAAAAGCAATTTCCGAAGGAATGGAGTTTATTGGTTTTAATCCCTGAAGTGCAATGGACTTAGTTTCAACACATGAGGGATTTCAAAAACGTTATGGATTTATATTTGTAAATCGTGATGAAAAAGATTTAAGAGATCTAAAACGTTATCGTAAAAAGTCTTCATATTGATATGAAGAATTAATTAAGAATAATGGAAACAACATTACCTAAAAACAAAAATCTTTAGCCATTGCTAAAGATTTTTAGTCTAAACTTAAAGATATATATATAAAAATTACAAAGTTTTAAAAAGAATTAAAAACGGCAAATTGTCTTTGATATGTAAATTTTTTTATTGCTGAATCTTATTTTACTTTAAAGGCAATAAATTTGAAGGCATTTTTGTTTAAAATATTACTATAGATAGAGAGTTATATGAGCAAAATTATTAATAGAATTGAAAATATTAAGGAAGAAGAAAATAAGATAGGCAGCTTAATTGCAAGATCACTTCACAATTCGTACTTGACCGGAAAATTTTTAAGTTTGAAGGAAATAGCTGACGCTTGCTTTGTTTCTCAATCAACTGTTACAGTTTTTGCTAAACACTTGGGATGTAGTGGATATCGTGAATTGATTACAACGTTAAAAATTGAATCTAATAATTTGCGCGCGAATTTACCTGATAAGGTTGATGATTTTGATCTATTAGCAGAATTTGAACGATCAACTATTAAGACATTTAAAGATCAAATACTTTATAATGAAGAGCTAGTTAAAATATCAAACATCATTAAAAAATCTAACAATACTTTTGTTTTGGGTGCTCCTCAACTTTTAGATGAGACTCAGTATTTTTGTGAGCTGTTATCAGTTAAAATATCAAACATCTTTTTATTATCAAGACGACTTTCTACTTACATGTTTGATAAAGTTAACACAATTAGCAGTGGAGATACAGTTGTTTTATTTGTAGCAGGCAATGGAACAAAAACTGAAGTGGAACTTTATGATATGGTAACCGGAATTGAGGGAGTCAAAGCACTTGTGTTTTGCTCTGAATCACAATTGTGAAAGTTTGAAAAAAAAGCCAATGATGATACAATAATTATAAATATTGATTCGGATTATTTTCCGCACCAACCGTTATTCAGAAAGTTACAAGTCAATTATTTTTTAATAAAATTGTTTTTACTAATATAAAAGATATAAAGTACTTTTTCTATTTGAAAGTACTTTTTTAAATATGTTTTTTCTTATTTTGCACTTCTTTTAAAAATATTATTTAATTATGAAAGGATAAAAATATGAAAAATAGTATTATAAAAATATACGCCCCCGTAAATGGTGAAATAGGTTTAATTAAAGATCTAAACGATGGTGTTTTTAGTGAAAAAATGCTAGGTGATGGGTTTTATATAACATCAAATCAATCTGAAAATGCTACTTTTTACTCTCCGATTGAAAAAGGAAGTTTATCGCTGGTTACAGAAACAAAACATGCCTATTTCTTTGAAGTATCAGATGGTATAAGCATTTTAATGCATATTGGATTAGACACTGTGGCTTTAGGTGGAAAGCCCTTCAAGCAAATAATCAATGTCAATGATGTAGTTACAAACAAAACCGAAGTTGTAAATGTTGACATTAAAAGTATTATAAATGCTAATTTAAATGTGGCATGCCCGGTAACAATTAATTCGGAAAAAGGAGATTACAAATTTAACTTATTAAATGAGTCAAAAAATGTTAAACAAGGAGATCTGATTGGTGAGTTTATTTTGTTGTCAGAAAAAGAGGTAATTAAAGATGTAGTTCCCAAATCTCCGACAGCTTTTTTCTTACGAAAAAATAAATATGAAACTGCAGCTGAAGAAATAAATAAATTTGTTGGTGGTAGCAGTAATTATGATGAAGTGTACAATTGTATGACGCGTTTGAGATTCAAAATTAAAAATAAAAAAAAGGTTAATATTGATGCAATCACATCGTTATCACTTTCCAAGGGTGCAATCTGAAATGGCGATGAGTTACAAGTAATAATAGGTCAAGATGTTTATAATGTCAAAAATGCTGTCGATTTGGATAATAAGCAAAAATCACAATCTGAAATTGAATTTAATTTAGAAGCCAAGCAAAAACTTCCCCCGTTTAAAGCTTTTCTAGCAATGTTTGGTGGCATAATGACTATCGTAATTCCTGCAATGGTAGGAGCCGGAATTATACAGGCTATTATTGGAATTTTAACTCTGACAGAAGTAATGCCATCATTTGCAATCAATTCAGGAACAATTGGTCAAATATTAGCATTAAAAGGCGCAGACGTTTGATGATTTTTGCTGTTTAGTATTGGTAAAACAGCTGGTATGTTTATTGGAATTACAATTGCCTATTCTGCTTCAAAGTATTTTAAATTGCGAGGAGCAATCGCAGTTCCATTAGGTGTAATTTTATGTTCACCTTTATTATTTGCTGGTGGAGGTGCTCTTGGTTTAGGAGGAGAATGAGTTATTCTTTCCTTAGGTAATGTTGATAATGTTGCAGATCCTCAGTTGAAATTAATATTAAATAGACTTTTAAATATTTCAATAACTCCTGGAAACATCAAGATATTTGTCATCATTGCTGCAATTTTTGTAGCCAAAAAGTTAGATGATTGAATTATTACATGAGTTCATCCAATGCTAGAACTTATGACTAGACCATTTTTAGTAATTTTACTAAGTTCATTTTTTGCATTGGGTTTGTTTACACCAGTTTGAAACTTTTTTGAGGGTATACTATCAGTAATAATGTTTTATATTGGTAAAGCACCTTTGGGGATTGGATTGGGTGTTTATACTGCACTATGACAGGTGTGTGTTGTTTTAGGAATGCATTTAGCATTAGGTATAGTAGGAATGGTTCAAAGTATGGCCAGTGCTCAGTCTGGACTTGGTGGT encodes:
- the gyrB gene encoding DNA topoisomerase (ATP-hydrolyzing) subunit B — translated: MTEHYGAGSIKVLKGLEAVRKRPGMYIGSTSKTGLHHLVWEILDNSIDEAMAGEANTISVVITKEGEVIVEDNGRGIPVGIQEDSGKSALELVFTQLHAGGKFDSDSYKISGGLHGVGASVVNALSLYVDVLVMREGNVYHQIFSEGGTKQSPLEILETTDKRGTIVRFKPDPEIFQETVTFDYETIRNKVKQLSYLNKGIKIHLTDQRIDKAVEYHFPNGILDYVKEKNETKTKINPSVYYIDGKHDDIEVEVALQYNAEYQENLITFVNNINTHEGGSHEDGLRQALTRVINRYSEKVAKGTKSPSKYSWDDIKEGMVCIVSIRHTDPQYEGQTKTKLANPDAKKAVDAVVGDSFEEFLLKSPEDAKSILDKNANAQKARIAAQRAREETRRKSALDTFSLPGKLADCESKDSTIAELYLVEGDSAGGSAKTGRNRKFQAILPLRGKVLNVERVAEARAFANNEIKSIVTAIGTGIKEDLDLSKLRYGKIVIMTDADVDGAHIRTLLLTFFYRYMKDLVKNGNIFIAQPPLYKIESGKKVAYAYSDAELEELKTNEFNSSRYTIQRYKGLGEMDPMQLWETTMDPETRTMLRIDLEDAAVANEVFSDLMGEDPELRKNYIQENAEFVENIDF
- a CDS encoding nucleoside 2-deoxyribosyltransferase, yielding MRNNQKVIYNAGSMFTEAQWDARKNEGAALKAMFPDFWIGNPVDFDTNQTERPTNKAIFEMDFDGLTDADYVILEIDGWDSGTHMEFGLVVQQAIANKKKYLFPIISDFRFKQGILHGEIPGLGINEMITGAFYYDALNQGEVPQLIVCDSHKSAREAIKAIETGDTKNYRERFDIKDLYAQDSIYHGFKK
- the gyrA gene encoding DNA gyrase subunit A encodes the protein MSNENKIEHNHGTIKPMDISAEVRKDFLEYAMSVIVSRALPDLKDGLKPVHRRIIYAMNDLGITAEKPHKKSARIVGEVIGKYHPHGDSAVYESMVRMAQDFSYRYPLVDGHGNFGSIDGDGAAAMRYTEARLSKVSNFIIKDIDMDTVPFVDNYDASEREPAYLTGYFPNLLANGAMGIAVGMATSIPPHNLREVVSAISAYIDDNEITIDEILNNHIKGPDFPTGALMTNGARMREGYKTGRGGVIIRAKIDIEENDRHSRLIITEIPYQTNKAKVIERIAELVKDKAIDGISDLRDESNYEGIRIVVDLKRDANPDVVLSKLYKYTNLQSSYSINLLSLHNNIPLLLDLKTIIKNYVEFQIAIIIKRSIYEKNKLDKRHHILGALHKALSNIDQVVAIIRNAKTSDQAKEQLTATFGFDDEQNKAILDMRLQRLVGLEREKIAEEMAAIQERITYLNFLIADTAEQNRVLKEQLSDIALKFGDNRRTETISESVMNIQDEELIPDEKTMILLSEQGYIRRVDAEEFRIQKRGGRGVSVNSANDDPISIATMGKMRDWILFFTNSGKVFRTKAYNIRQYSRTARGLPIVNFLNGLTNEDKITAILPLRNVKEKFKYLTFITQNGMIKRTDISLFDSINQNGKIAITLKESDQLITVMPTTGEDSVFIANKSGKVIRINENIVRPLSRTASGVKGIKLDTDDIVVGAVSSFGIENITTISSRGNFKKTALLEYRISGRNGKGIKVMNLNEKTGDFKAIIAARETDLILIISSDGNLIKSKVADIPTLGRSAAGVRGIRLSGVNEIKAVTLQYRKNGEENQEFEED
- a CDS encoding glycoside hydrolase family 1 protein, with the protein product MKIKNLKKFPEGFLWGASSSAYQCEGGWNQDGKGMSVQDLHEGTAEISDFKVTSDFYNRYKEDIAMMKAMGFKSYRFSISWTRIIPNGDGEINQSGIDFYNKVIDELLDANIEPIITMYHFDLPLELQKKGGWLNRDVTVPAFMKFAKAIFKAYGKKVKYWLTINELNLLVLMNMFGQDFLSPTDKKYTIGEAFQIGHHLFIAQALAMKELHETFPKCLIGPAPNISSVYPASSKPEDVLAAQTAAVFRSWYWLDAPVRGEHNPIVIKWLDELGFNLEIRDGDDEILKAAKPDFVAFNYYSTMTVKAWNNESTTSKKSDQQQGLGIPNMFMDAKNEHLGKTEFGWSIDPVGFRVTSREIFERYRLPMLLTENGIGVREELNSDMTVNDDYRIEWYKDHIIEMRKAISEGMEFIGFNPWSAMDLVSTHEGFQKRYGFIFVNRDEKDLRDLKRYRKKSSYWYEELIKNNGNNIT
- a CDS encoding MurR/RpiR family transcriptional regulator, giving the protein MSKIINRIENIKEEENKIGSLIARSLHNSYLTGKFLSLKEIADACFVSQSTVTVFAKHLGCSGYRELITTLKIESNNLRANLPDKVDDFDLLAEFERSTIKTFKDQILYNEELVKISNIIKKSNNTFVLGAPQLLDETQYFCELLSVKISNIFLLSRRLSTYMFDKVNTISSGDTVVLFVAGNGTKTEVELYDMVTGIEGVKALVFCSESQLWKFEKKANDDTIIINIDSDYFPHQPLFRKLQVNYFLIKLFLLI
- a CDS encoding PTS glucose transporter subunit IIA, whose product is MKNSIIKIYAPVNGEIGLIKDLNDGVFSEKMLGDGFYITSNQSENATFYSPIEKGSLSLVTETKHAYFFEVSDGISILMHIGLDTVALGGKPFKQIINVNDVVTNKTEVVNVDIKSIINANLNVACPVTINSEKGDYKFNLLNESKNVKQGDLIGEFILLSEKEVIKDVVPKSPTAFFLRKNKYETAAEEINKFVGGSSNYDEVYNCMTRLRFKIKNKKKVNIDAITSLSLSKGAIWNGDELQVIIGQDVYNVKNAVDLDNKQKSQSEIEFNLEAKQKLPPFKAFLAMFGGIMTIVIPAMVGAGIIQAIIGILTLTEVMPSFAINSGTIGQILALKGADVWWFLLFSIGKTAGMFIGITIAYSASKYFKLRGAIAVPLGVILCSPLLFAGGGALGLGGEWVILSLGNVDNVADPQLKLILNRLLNISITPGNIKIFVIIAAIFVAKKLDDWIITWVHPMLELMTRPFLVILLSSFFALGLFTPVWNFFEGILSVIMFYIGKAPLGIGLGVYTALWQVCVVLGMHLALGIVGMVQSMASAQSGLGGYGTFGLGGSISVYAQIGALVAIIIMTKNAQLKRQAISYVPVGLLGITEPIIYGINLPRRRPLIAGVIGAFIAGCFAGAFGVTQRIGTGIGLFEIIGYFQNTILDPTGSIAASTGQLSNVANGLLYILSCIVALGAGIGFGILLHEERKSEKKSMNALSKSIYKLIITANKASGVALSKNEMKNLKNELIEVSKVFTKEELIELKSVEDTIIKELKLKTKLDSLNDSEAKAKEKLMKNGKKAVNKGKMVKAEKLMCKYNAINNAQLRLNIENEIEKASQEINWKYISEFNNKLTKEIYKLLQKIQSKYEKNMKNTLNIDQLKPNIENVVNLLSISYNIEKPKPEFNISKEILKNQNLLKQVKI